The proteins below are encoded in one region of Eulemur rufifrons isolate Redbay chromosome 2, OSU_ERuf_1, whole genome shotgun sequence:
- the LOC138397504 gene encoding methyl-CpG-binding domain protein 3-like 2B: protein MEEPVSTSFPTRSLLGKVKRSMLPPALQKKRETLERSKARRRRSRSLSLEIPVRLTSYIFPRPVTRVRSHSGDEVRRKLGEENLEKPQQLCAYRRLQGLQACGSEGELFSPLDFANALRIIAPGVAKECLGEAGAGGPCGSPGRAPGRSAVRAERSLGAGLHLPLPLPSQPVTRADIRRQDRRVKKARRRLAEALIADKLAKGGRESEERGGNPGDLDANATR from the exons ATGGAGGAACCTGTGTCTACCTCCTTTCCTACCCGGTCTCTTCTG gGGAAGGTCAAGAGAAGTATGTTACCGCCCGCTTTGCAGAAGAAACGAGAGACCCTCGAGAGATCCAAGGCCAGGCGGAGACGATCTCGATCTCTGAGTTTGGAAATACCGGTCAGGCTGACCAGCTACATCTTCCCGCGGCCGGTGACCAGAGTCAGGTCCCACTCCGGCGACGAGGTCAGGCGCAAGCTAGGGGAGGAGAATTTGGAGAAGCCCCAGCAACTCTGTGCCTACAGGAGGCTGCAGGGGCTCCAGGCCTGCGGCAGCGAGGGAGAACTTTTCAGCCCGCTGGACTTTGCAAATGCCTTGAGAATCATCGCGCCAGGAGTTGCAAAGGAGTGCCTGGGCGAGGCTGGCGCTGGGGGTCCGTGCGGCAGCCCCGGGCGCGCCCCTGGCCGGTCCGCAGTGCGCGCGGAGCGCAGCCTGGGAGCGGGTCTCCACCTCccgctgcccctgcccagccagccGGTGACGCGCGCAGACATCCGCAGGCAGGATCGCAGGGTCAAGAAGGCCAGGCGGAGGCTGGCTGAGGCCCTGATAGCCGACAAGCTGGCCAAGGGAGGCCGAGAGAGCGAGGAGCGCGGAGGGAATCCCGGAGACCTGGATGCAAACGCAACCAGGTAG